The Magnolia sinica isolate HGM2019 chromosome 10, MsV1, whole genome shotgun sequence genome includes a window with the following:
- the LOC131217614 gene encoding U3 small nucleolar RNA-associated protein 21 homolog isoform X2 translates to MGIFEPFRAIGYITTGVPFTVQRLGTETFVTVSVGKAWQIYDCAKLTLVLVGPQLPKKIRALACYRDYTFAAYGNSIGVFKRAHQVATWSRHTEKVNSLLLFGEHIISIDVKGNLFIWEYKGIEKNLAPVGHILLEEKFSPSCIVHPDTYLNKVLIGSHEGSVQLWNISTKKKLYEFKGWNSSIHCFVSSPALDVVAVGCADGKVHLHNLRYDEEVVTFTHSTRGAVTALSFRTDGQPLLASGGSSGVLSIWNLEKRRLQMVIREAHDSSIISLHYFANEPVLMSSAADNSIKMWIFDTTDGDPRLLRFRSGHSAPPLCVRFYGNGRHILSAGQDRAFRLFSIIQDQQSRELSQRHVSKRAKKLKVKEEEIKLKPVIAFDFAEIRERDWCNVVTCHMDTPRAYVWRLQNFVLGEHILTPSPENPTPVKSCCISACGNFAVLGMEVGWIERFNLQSGISRGGYVDISEARSCAHDGEVVGVACDATNSLMISAGYHGDIKVWDFKGRELRSRLEVGCPVVKFVYHRTNGLLATVAEDMILRLFDVVALRMVRKFEGHTDRVTDLCFSEDGKWLLSSSMDGSLRIWDVIFARQIDAMHVDVSITALSLSPNMDILATSHVDQNGVYLWVNQAMFSGVSHVHPYASGKEVVSVQLPAVSSKEGSEPENEESDHPHERQSQNKDAVSSPHFSHQIPDLVTLSMLPKSQWQSLINLDIIKVRNKPIEPPKKPEKAPFFLPSVPSFSGEILFKPSDVNTEEDKDTRGDEAARSMRKPYLPSPFLELLQSAVEMKNFSSFTDYIKGLSPSSLDMELRMLQIIDDDDLQEPEQRPELHSIELLLDYFIHEISCRNNFEFIQAVIRLFLKIHGETVRRQSTLQNKAKKLLEAQSSVWQRIDRMFQSSRCMVTFLSNTPF, encoded by the exons ATGGGCATTTTCGAACCTTTTCGAGCGATTGGTTACATCACGACCGGCGTCCCCTTCACCGTACAGAGGCTGGGAACTGAAACCTTCGTCACCGTCAGCGTCGGGAAAGCCTGGCAGATCTACGAC TGTGCGAAACTGACATTGGTGCTTGTTG GACCTCAATTGCCAAAGAAGATCCGAGCTCTTGCATGCTATCGAGACTATACTTTTGCTGCATATGGAAACAGCATTGGAGTTTTCAAACGTGCTCATCAG GTTGCAACATGGAGCAGGCATACTGAAAAGGTTAATTCGTTGCTCTTGTTTGGGGAACATATCATAAGTATTGATGTCAAGGGTAATCTGTTCATTTGGGAATATAAAGGAATTGAAAAGAATCTTGCACCAGTCGGACACATTCTGTTAGAAGAGAAATTCTCTCCAAGTTGCATAGTGCATCCAGATACTTATCTAAACAAG GTTCTTATCGGGAGCCATGAAGGTTCTGTGCAGCTCTGGAATATCAGCACAAAGAAGAAACTTTATGAGTTTAAAGGCTGGAATTCATCTATTCATTGTTTTGTTTCCTCACCTGCACTAGATGTAGTAGCAGTAGGCTGTGCTGATGGCAAAGTTCATCTTCATAATTTACGGTATGATGAAGAGGTAGTTACATTCACACATTCTACGCGGGGTGCTGTGACTGCCTTGTCTTTCAGGACTG ATGGACAGCCTCTTCTAGCATCTGGGGGTTCATCAGGTGTCTTAAGCATATGGAATCTTGAGAAAAGAAGGCTACAAATGGTCATAAGAGAAGCACATGACAGTTCGATTATATCACTCCATTATTTTGCTAATGAGCCTGTTCTTATGAGTTCTGCTGCTGACAATTCAATCAAA ATGTGGATTTTTGACACAACTGATGGGGATCCTCGTCTTTTACGCTTCCGAAGTGGCCATAGTGCTCCTCCTCTATGTGTTAG GTTCTATGGTAATGGAAGGCACATTTTGTCGGCTGGACAGGATCGCGCTTTTCGGCTTTTCTCTATTATCCAG GATCAACAAAGCAGAGAGCTTTCTCAACGCCATGTATCTAAAAGAGCAAAGAAACTTAAAGTGAAG GAGGAAGAGATAAAGTTGAAGCCAGTTATCGCATTTGATTTTG CTGAAATCCGTGAGCGTGATTGGTGCAATGTGGTGACTTGTCATATGGATACTCCAAGAGCATATGTGTGGCGTCTTCAGAACTTTGTCCTCGGGGAGCATATATTAACACCATCCCCGGAAAACCCAACACCTGTTAAG TCCTGTTGCATCAGTGCCTGTGGTAACTTTGCTGTTCTAGGAATGGAGGTTGGTTGGATTGAAAGATTTAATCTTCAATCTGGAATCAGCCGTGGCGGTTATGTGGATATTTCTGAAGCAAGAAGTTGTGCTCATGATGGAGAAGTGGTTGGAGTTGCTTGCGATGCCACAAATAGTCTCATGATAAGTGCAGGATATCATGGTGATATAAAG GTGTGGGATTTCAAGGGACGTGAACTGAGATCAAGATTGGAAGTTGGTTGCCCTGTCGTCAAATTTGTCTATCATCGGACAAATG GTCTTTTGGCAACTGTAGCAGAAGATATGATTCTCCGTTTGTTTGATGTTGTGGCTCTACGGATGGTTCGTAAATTTGAAGGTCATACAGACCGTGTTACTGACCTATGTTTCAGTGAGGATGGGAAATGGCTTTTATCTTCAAGCATGGATGGTAGCCTTAGAATTTGGGATGTTATTTTTGCAAGACAGATAGATGCAATGCATGTTGATGTTTCTATCACGGCGTTATCTCTGTCACCGAATATGGATATTTTGGCAACTTCTCACGTTGATCAAAATGGTGTCTACCTGTG GGTTAATCAGGCTATGTTTTCTGGAGTCTCTCATGTGCACCCATATGCAAGTGGGAAAGAAGTCGTGAGTGTCCAGTTGCCGGCTGTTTCTTCAAAAGAAGGTTCTGAGCCTGAGAATGAGGAATCTGATCATCCCCATGAGCGTCAATCCCAAAACAAGGATGCTGTCTCTTCTCCACATTTCAGTCATCAAATCCCTGATCTTGTCACCCTTTCGATGCTACCCAAGAGCCAGTGGCAAAGTCTGATCAATCTAGACATTATAAAG GTCCGCAATAAGCCCATTGAACCACCAAAGAAGCCAGAGAAAGCTCCTTTCTTCTTGCCTTCAGTTCCATCTTTCTCAGGAGAAATATTATTTAAGCCTAGCGATGTAAATACCGAAGAGGATAAGGATACAAGAGGTGATGAAGCAGCACGCAGTATGAGAAAGCCTTATTTACCATCTCCATTTCTAGAACTACTTCAATCTGCTGTGGAGATGAAAAACT TCTCATCGTTCACAGACTACATCAAAGGCTTATCACCATCATCGCTGGATATGGAGCTGCGGATGCTTCAGattatagatgatgatgatctgcAAGAACCTGAACAGAGGCCGGAATTGCATTCTATTGAACTTCTATTGGATTATTTTATTCATGAGATTTCCTGCAGAAACAACTTTGAGTTCATTCAAGCTGTTATTAGGCTGTTTCTCAAG ATACATGGTGAAACAGTTCGCCGTCAATCAACACTACAAAATAAGGCAAAGAAACTTCTAGAAGCTCAAAGCTCGGTGTGGCAGAGGATAGATAGAATGTTTCAAAGTTCTAGATGTATGGTTACATTTCTCAGCAATACACCGTTCTGA
- the LOC131217614 gene encoding U3 small nucleolar RNA-associated protein 21 homolog isoform X1, translating to MGIFEPFRAIGYITTGVPFTVQRLGTETFVTVSVGKAWQIYDCAKLTLVLVGPQLPKKIRALACYRDYTFAAYGNSIGVFKRAHQVATWSRHTEKVNSLLLFGEHIISIDVKGNLFIWEYKGIEKNLAPVGHILLEEKFSPSCIVHPDTYLNKVLIGSHEGSVQLWNISTKKKLYEFKGWNSSIHCFVSSPALDVVAVGCADGKVHLHNLRYDEEVVTFTHSTRGAVTALSFRTDGQPLLASGGSSGVLSIWNLEKRRLQMVIREAHDSSIISLHYFANEPVLMSSAADNSIKMWIFDTTDGDPRLLRFRSGHSAPPLCVRFYGNGRHILSAGQDRAFRLFSIIQDQQSRELSQRHVSKRAKKLKVKEEEIKLKPVIAFDFAEIRERDWCNVVTCHMDTPRAYVWRLQNFVLGEHILTPSPENPTPVKSCCISACGNFAVLGMEVGWIERFNLQSGISRGGYVDISEARSCAHDGEVVGVACDATNSLMISAGYHGDIKVWDFKGRELRSRLEVGCPVVKFVYHRTNGLLATVAEDMILRLFDVVALRMVRKFEGHTDRVTDLCFSEDGKWLLSSSMDGSLRIWDVIFARQIDAMHVDVSITALSLSPNMDILATSHVDQNGVYLWVNQAMFSGVSHVHPYASGKEVVSVQLPAVSSKEGSEPENEESDHPHERQSQNKDAVSSPHFSHQIPDLVTLSMLPKSQWQSLINLDIIKVRNKPIEPPKKPEKAPFFLPSVPSFSGEILFKPSDVNTEEDKDTRGDEAARSMRKPYLPSPFLELLQSAVEMKNFSSFTDYIKGLSPSSLDMELRMLQIIDDDDLQEPEQRPELHSIELLLDYFIHEISCRNNFEFIQAVIRLFLKVTCGFENLILVTSGQDDSKLTIPDALGRSTISMRRMDCDFKKSSTCILPGPALRNTRPLIFTDLHVTSCDSCGSILCCNMKFG from the exons ATGGGCATTTTCGAACCTTTTCGAGCGATTGGTTACATCACGACCGGCGTCCCCTTCACCGTACAGAGGCTGGGAACTGAAACCTTCGTCACCGTCAGCGTCGGGAAAGCCTGGCAGATCTACGAC TGTGCGAAACTGACATTGGTGCTTGTTG GACCTCAATTGCCAAAGAAGATCCGAGCTCTTGCATGCTATCGAGACTATACTTTTGCTGCATATGGAAACAGCATTGGAGTTTTCAAACGTGCTCATCAG GTTGCAACATGGAGCAGGCATACTGAAAAGGTTAATTCGTTGCTCTTGTTTGGGGAACATATCATAAGTATTGATGTCAAGGGTAATCTGTTCATTTGGGAATATAAAGGAATTGAAAAGAATCTTGCACCAGTCGGACACATTCTGTTAGAAGAGAAATTCTCTCCAAGTTGCATAGTGCATCCAGATACTTATCTAAACAAG GTTCTTATCGGGAGCCATGAAGGTTCTGTGCAGCTCTGGAATATCAGCACAAAGAAGAAACTTTATGAGTTTAAAGGCTGGAATTCATCTATTCATTGTTTTGTTTCCTCACCTGCACTAGATGTAGTAGCAGTAGGCTGTGCTGATGGCAAAGTTCATCTTCATAATTTACGGTATGATGAAGAGGTAGTTACATTCACACATTCTACGCGGGGTGCTGTGACTGCCTTGTCTTTCAGGACTG ATGGACAGCCTCTTCTAGCATCTGGGGGTTCATCAGGTGTCTTAAGCATATGGAATCTTGAGAAAAGAAGGCTACAAATGGTCATAAGAGAAGCACATGACAGTTCGATTATATCACTCCATTATTTTGCTAATGAGCCTGTTCTTATGAGTTCTGCTGCTGACAATTCAATCAAA ATGTGGATTTTTGACACAACTGATGGGGATCCTCGTCTTTTACGCTTCCGAAGTGGCCATAGTGCTCCTCCTCTATGTGTTAG GTTCTATGGTAATGGAAGGCACATTTTGTCGGCTGGACAGGATCGCGCTTTTCGGCTTTTCTCTATTATCCAG GATCAACAAAGCAGAGAGCTTTCTCAACGCCATGTATCTAAAAGAGCAAAGAAACTTAAAGTGAAG GAGGAAGAGATAAAGTTGAAGCCAGTTATCGCATTTGATTTTG CTGAAATCCGTGAGCGTGATTGGTGCAATGTGGTGACTTGTCATATGGATACTCCAAGAGCATATGTGTGGCGTCTTCAGAACTTTGTCCTCGGGGAGCATATATTAACACCATCCCCGGAAAACCCAACACCTGTTAAG TCCTGTTGCATCAGTGCCTGTGGTAACTTTGCTGTTCTAGGAATGGAGGTTGGTTGGATTGAAAGATTTAATCTTCAATCTGGAATCAGCCGTGGCGGTTATGTGGATATTTCTGAAGCAAGAAGTTGTGCTCATGATGGAGAAGTGGTTGGAGTTGCTTGCGATGCCACAAATAGTCTCATGATAAGTGCAGGATATCATGGTGATATAAAG GTGTGGGATTTCAAGGGACGTGAACTGAGATCAAGATTGGAAGTTGGTTGCCCTGTCGTCAAATTTGTCTATCATCGGACAAATG GTCTTTTGGCAACTGTAGCAGAAGATATGATTCTCCGTTTGTTTGATGTTGTGGCTCTACGGATGGTTCGTAAATTTGAAGGTCATACAGACCGTGTTACTGACCTATGTTTCAGTGAGGATGGGAAATGGCTTTTATCTTCAAGCATGGATGGTAGCCTTAGAATTTGGGATGTTATTTTTGCAAGACAGATAGATGCAATGCATGTTGATGTTTCTATCACGGCGTTATCTCTGTCACCGAATATGGATATTTTGGCAACTTCTCACGTTGATCAAAATGGTGTCTACCTGTG GGTTAATCAGGCTATGTTTTCTGGAGTCTCTCATGTGCACCCATATGCAAGTGGGAAAGAAGTCGTGAGTGTCCAGTTGCCGGCTGTTTCTTCAAAAGAAGGTTCTGAGCCTGAGAATGAGGAATCTGATCATCCCCATGAGCGTCAATCCCAAAACAAGGATGCTGTCTCTTCTCCACATTTCAGTCATCAAATCCCTGATCTTGTCACCCTTTCGATGCTACCCAAGAGCCAGTGGCAAAGTCTGATCAATCTAGACATTATAAAG GTCCGCAATAAGCCCATTGAACCACCAAAGAAGCCAGAGAAAGCTCCTTTCTTCTTGCCTTCAGTTCCATCTTTCTCAGGAGAAATATTATTTAAGCCTAGCGATGTAAATACCGAAGAGGATAAGGATACAAGAGGTGATGAAGCAGCACGCAGTATGAGAAAGCCTTATTTACCATCTCCATTTCTAGAACTACTTCAATCTGCTGTGGAGATGAAAAACT TCTCATCGTTCACAGACTACATCAAAGGCTTATCACCATCATCGCTGGATATGGAGCTGCGGATGCTTCAGattatagatgatgatgatctgcAAGAACCTGAACAGAGGCCGGAATTGCATTCTATTGAACTTCTATTGGATTATTTTATTCATGAGATTTCCTGCAGAAACAACTTTGAGTTCATTCAAGCTGTTATTAGGCTGTTTCTCAAG GTAACTTGCggttttgaaaatctgatcttggTGACTTCTGGTCAGGACGACTCAAAACTCACGATTCCTGATGCATTAGGCCGTTCAACCATTTCAATGAGGCGGATGGATTGTGATTTCAAGAAGTCATCTACATG CATTTTACCGGGCCCGGCTTTAAGGAATACCAGGCCTTTAATATTCACTGATTTACATGTTACTTCTTGTGATAGCTGTGGAAGCATTCTCTGTTGTAACATGAAGTTTGGTTGA
- the LOC131217621 gene encoding uncharacterized protein LOC131217621, which produces MEVQLDVKVQTPRTPIKKDGDSKIKSETSLQSLTASRCTRSQVAPDWTVQEILVLVNEFASVNKDCLKSLPSYQKWKIISDNMAAFQVIRPSNQCQRKWESLVAQYKKIKGWESQSGIGSFWCLDSETKKDYGLPAFFDRELFGTMDGFLKSRVTRVARVAQSDSDVDSDSERHTRKVKAGMVVLTGNPGSKKEARNRLRNSNAGKDQELARKLQESAQLMHAILKGELTGSAGGSCNPADMKNPDEVKTEFPDEVKTKFARQQADHLIKVFGTLVGTLNEFIELVKEGG; this is translated from the exons ATGGAAGTCCAATTGGATGTCAAAGTTCAGACTCCACGAACTCCTATTAAAAAGGATGGGGATTCGAAAATAAAGTCAGAAACCAGTCTTCAGTCACTGACAGCTTCTCGCTGCACCCGTTCTCAGGTGGCTCCTGACTGGACCGTTCAGGAAATTCTGGTTCTTGTGAACGAGTTCGCTTCAGTCAATAAGGATTGCCTAAAAAGCCTCCCTTCTTACCAGAAATGGAAAATAATTTCTGACAACATGGCAGCCTTTCAAGTCATCAGACCATCAAACCAGTGCCAGAGGAAGTGGGAATCTTTGGTCGCCCAATACAAAAAGATCAAGGGTTGGGAGTCACAATCTGGAATTGGTTCTTTTTGGTGTCTGGACAGTGAAACGAAAAAAGACTATGGACTTCCAGCTTTTTTCGACAGGGAACTTTTTGGGACGATGGATGGTTTTCTTAAGAGTCGGGTGACTCGGGTGGCTCGGGTGGCTCAATCAGATTCAGACGTGGATAGCGATTCGGAAAGACATACCAGAAAGGTCAAGGCTGGCATGGTTGTTCTCACAGGGAATCCTG GTTCTAAGAAAGAAGCGCGCAACAGGCTGCGGAACAGCAATGCAGGTAAGGATCAAGAGCTGGCCAGGAAACTGCAAGAGAGTGCTCAGCTTATGCATGCAATACTGAAAGGAGAACTGACGGGGAGTGCAGGTGGCAGTTGCAATCCAGCAGATATGAAGAACCCTGATGAGGTCAAGACCGAGTTCCCTGATGAGGTTAAGACCAAGTTCGCAAGGCAACAAGCGGACCATCTCATCAAAGTCTTCGGAACCCTTGTTGGCACCCTAAACGAGTTTATAGAGTTAGTTAAAGAAGGTGGGTAG